The Mucilaginibacter mallensis genome has a segment encoding these proteins:
- the efp gene encoding elongation factor P gives MAKASEIKVGNILRFNGELVTVIEVLHRTPGKGGAFYLDKFRNIKTGRIVEARLATDEQVEICRVETNDYQYLYEEGDHLVIMDNTTYDQFNIPKALFGPSAKFLKEGMNVIVSFESEEPIMAQAPNFVELEITYAEHAVKGDTSSGALKTATTENGIEIKVPLFVNQGDKIKVDTRTGEYVERVK, from the coding sequence ATGGCAAAGGCATCTGAAATTAAAGTAGGAAATATTTTACGCTTCAACGGCGAATTGGTAACTGTTATAGAAGTGCTGCACCGCACACCGGGTAAAGGCGGCGCATTTTATTTAGATAAATTCCGTAACATTAAAACCGGAAGAATTGTGGAGGCGCGTTTAGCAACCGACGAACAGGTTGAAATTTGCCGTGTAGAAACCAATGATTACCAATACCTGTATGAAGAAGGCGACCATCTGGTGATAATGGATAATACCACATATGATCAGTTTAATATCCCAAAAGCATTGTTCGGCCCATCAGCAAAATTCCTGAAAGAAGGTATGAACGTGATCGTATCTTTTGAAAGCGAAGAACCCATCATGGCGCAAGCGCCTAACTTCGTGGAGCTGGAAATAACCTATGCCGAGCATGCTGTTAAAGGCGATACATCCTCAGGCGCGTTAAAAACCGCGACAACAGAAAATGGCATCGAAATAAAAGTACCCTTATTTGTAAACCAGGGCGATAAAATAAAGGTAGATACCCGCACGGGAGAATATGTTGAGCGTGTAAAATAA
- a CDS encoding DoxX family protein has product MKTLDKIHEWGDSHYPKWLDFVRIALGLVLIWKGIEFIFNLNVLADFLNETGLTDEIGTSVFLTLLTYLIIALHLAGGICIALGIRTRLFCLLNLPILFGAVFLVNFRENIFKPYSEFWLSLFVLLAVICFFVEGNGYLAIERGRDGM; this is encoded by the coding sequence ATGAAAACGCTCGATAAAATTCATGAATGGGGTGACAGTCATTACCCAAAATGGTTAGATTTTGTAAGGATCGCCCTCGGATTAGTCCTCATATGGAAAGGGATTGAGTTTATATTTAATCTCAATGTACTCGCAGATTTCCTGAACGAAACCGGGTTGACGGATGAAATAGGCACGTCAGTATTTTTAACTTTATTAACATACCTCATCATCGCTTTGCACCTTGCAGGCGGCATTTGTATTGCCCTGGGTATACGTACCCGTTTATTTTGCCTGCTTAATTTACCGATACTGTTTGGCGCGGTGTTCCTGGTTAATTTCCGGGAAAACATATTCAAACCTTATTCTGAATTCTGGCTATCGCTGTTCGTGCTACTGGCTGTTATCTGCTTTTTTGTGGAAGGCAACGGTTATTTGGCCATTGAACGTGGAAGAGATGGAATGTAG
- a CDS encoding aminopeptidase P family protein: MTHKEKLSAIRQQMKANGVAAYIIPSSDPHISEYLPDFYKCLYFASGFTGSAGTLVITQDFAGLWTDFRYFVQAGEQLKNSGYELVKLKVQHAPEYIQWLHDILDDHAVVAFNDKLLSVLLGELLEKQLADKQIVFKSYDFLDPIWAGRPALPTAPAFLIDEKYTGQSTASKLSALRQSLNTSKASHHFISSLDDIAWLFNIRGKDVSYNPVVLSFALISAENAALFIDPAKLSAEDTSTLHKAGVQVLPYDDIATSLAALPADSSVLIDPKRNCFGLYKQIPASATIIQELNPTTLFKALKNETEVENMRTAMVKDGIAMTRFFKWVEENIGKTKITELSAAEKLQGFRTEQDGFAGISFNTIAGFKGHGALPHYSATPESDSEVLSEGLFLVDSGGQYHYGTTDITRMIPMGNNTEEEKTDYTLVLKAMIEGSKTLYPKGTCGYQIDAICRRPLWDHAINYGHGTGHGIGFYLNVHEGPQVFNPTNVAIPVELGMVTSIEPGIYRPGKHGVRIENLVLTIKHSTNEFNEFYAFETLTLALIDTSLIQKDLLEKSHINWLNHYHQLVYEKLSPHLSADEQAWLKEKAKAI; encoded by the coding sequence ATGACACACAAAGAAAAGTTGAGTGCTATACGCCAGCAGATGAAAGCCAATGGTGTAGCAGCATATATCATCCCCTCGTCTGATCCGCATATCAGCGAATACCTGCCCGATTTTTATAAATGCCTGTACTTTGCATCAGGTTTTACAGGCTCAGCCGGAACGCTGGTGATCACCCAGGATTTCGCAGGCTTATGGACCGATTTCCGCTACTTTGTGCAAGCCGGTGAACAACTGAAAAACAGCGGATACGAATTGGTGAAACTTAAGGTACAACACGCTCCCGAATATATACAATGGCTGCATGATATCCTGGATGACCATGCCGTGGTAGCTTTTAACGATAAACTGTTATCCGTGCTATTAGGTGAACTACTGGAAAAACAACTCGCCGATAAACAGATCGTGTTTAAAAGTTATGACTTCTTAGATCCAATCTGGGCAGGCAGACCGGCATTGCCAACCGCTCCTGCTTTTTTGATAGATGAAAAATATACGGGCCAGTCTACTGCCAGTAAGCTATCGGCCTTAAGGCAATCATTAAACACTTCAAAAGCAAGTCACCATTTTATCTCTTCATTGGATGATATTGCCTGGTTATTTAACATCCGTGGTAAGGATGTGAGCTATAACCCGGTAGTTTTAAGTTTCGCGCTTATCAGTGCCGAAAATGCCGCGCTGTTTATTGATCCGGCTAAATTATCAGCAGAAGATACAAGCACCTTACATAAAGCAGGTGTACAGGTTTTGCCTTATGATGATATTGCAACATCATTAGCCGCGTTGCCTGCAGACAGCAGCGTATTGATTGACCCAAAACGTAACTGCTTTGGCTTGTATAAACAAATACCTGCATCTGCAACCATTATACAGGAGCTTAACCCTACCACGCTTTTCAAAGCCCTTAAAAACGAAACCGAAGTTGAGAACATGCGCACTGCCATGGTAAAAGACGGCATAGCCATGACCCGCTTTTTTAAATGGGTTGAAGAAAACATCGGTAAAACAAAGATCACTGAACTTTCTGCTGCCGAAAAACTACAAGGCTTCAGGACAGAACAGGATGGCTTTGCCGGGATCAGTTTTAATACCATTGCAGGCTTTAAAGGCCATGGTGCATTGCCCCATTATTCTGCAACGCCTGAAAGCGACAGCGAAGTTTTATCTGAAGGTTTATTTTTGGTTGATTCGGGCGGACAGTACCACTACGGCACTACCGATATTACCCGCATGATACCTATGGGTAATAATACTGAAGAAGAAAAGACCGATTACACGCTGGTATTAAAAGCGATGATAGAGGGTTCAAAAACCTTATATCCAAAGGGGACATGTGGCTACCAGATCGATGCAATTTGTCGCCGCCCGTTATGGGACCATGCCATCAATTATGGTCATGGTACTGGTCATGGCATAGGTTTTTATTTAAATGTGCATGAAGGTCCGCAGGTATTTAACCCAACCAATGTTGCAATACCGGTTGAGCTGGGCATGGTCACCTCAATAGAGCCGGGTATATACCGCCCCGGCAAACATGGCGTGCGTATCGAGAACCTGGTGCTCACCATTAAACACAGCACCAATGAATTTAACGAATTCTATGCCTTTGAAACACTCACACTGGCATTGATAGATACCTCACTGATCCAAAAAGACTTGCTGGAAAAAAGCCATATCAACTGGCTTAATCATTACCACCAGCTGGTATATGAAAAACTGAGCCCGCATTTATCGGCAGATGAACAGGCATGGCTTAAGGAGAAAGCGAAAGCGATTTAA
- a CDS encoding bestrophin family protein: MIIRNNENWFRMLFVWQGSVLPKVLPRLLLLLVLSIGVVYFKGKLFHYKIPLNPAPFTLFGIALALFLGFRNNASYERFWEARKLWGALLNDTRSLARQALTISGYSPESEEVATFINYLIAFTYALKHQLRHTDANKDLQQRLSPELADQLKTTIYKPIILMREMSAWVQRAGTHAILRASFDQNLDKLSDIVGGCERIASTPIPYTYRVLLHRTVYIYCFLLPFGFVDSLGWLTPLIVTFIAYTFVALEAIAEEIEDPFGMESNDLALNTMSLMIETTLLEMAGKPLPKQTKIKDYTLD, from the coding sequence ATGATCATCAGAAATAATGAGAACTGGTTCCGGATGCTTTTTGTATGGCAAGGCTCCGTATTACCAAAAGTATTACCGCGCTTACTGCTATTGCTTGTACTTTCTATTGGTGTGGTGTATTTTAAAGGCAAGCTGTTTCATTATAAAATACCGCTAAATCCGGCCCCATTTACCTTATTTGGTATAGCGCTGGCGCTTTTCCTGGGTTTCAGGAACAATGCCAGTTATGAGCGCTTTTGGGAAGCACGCAAGCTTTGGGGCGCGCTGCTTAATGATACACGCTCACTGGCCCGGCAGGCATTAACCATCAGTGGTTACTCGCCCGAAAGCGAAGAGGTTGCCACTTTTATAAATTACCTGATCGCTTTTACCTATGCTCTAAAGCACCAGTTACGACACACTGATGCCAATAAAGATCTGCAACAACGGCTATCCCCGGAATTGGCCGATCAACTTAAAACCACCATCTATAAACCCATTATATTAATGCGTGAAATGAGCGCATGGGTACAGCGGGCAGGTACACATGCTATACTCCGGGCATCATTCGACCAAAATCTGGATAAGCTTTCAGATATTGTTGGCGGCTGCGAACGTATCGCATCAACACCCATACCTTATACTTACCGGGTATTGCTGCACCGTACCGTTTATATCTATTGCTTTTTACTGCCCTTTGGTTTTGTTGATAGTTTGGGCTGGTTAACACCGCTCATTGTTACCTTCATCGCTTACACCTTTGTAGCCCTTGAAGCTATTGCTGAAGAAATTGAAGACCCCTTCGGCATGGAATCAAACGATCTGGCGCTAAACACAATGAGCCTGATGATTGAAACCACCTTGCTCGAAATGGCCGGAAAACCATTACCCAAACAAACTAAAATTAAAGATTATACGCTGGATTAA
- a CDS encoding metallophosphoesterase: protein MKQRIPFILLLWIVADIYFFQAIETLTQATIIYWIYWLFDIVLSCIVVYGTLLSKPGTTPPRLTSWLMAFMLISLVPKILVFPILLLEDLSRMLLYITTSVYPARREWVSEIALIIAAIPFFGLIYGMIGGRHRYKVHKVTLKFDDLPKAFDGFTLTQLSDIHSGSFTSEKGVEKGINMVNAQKSDMILFTGDLVNSRAAEMDQWIPFFSRLKAPMGKYSVLGNHDYGDYTKWDSEEEKAANLVRLKEVHGDIGFKLLLNEAVQIEKNGESIALIGVENWGKGGFHKYGSLTKATEDVRNDEFKILMSHDPSHWEAKTLENKKHINLTLAGHTHGMQFGIELFGFKWSPVKYMYPQWAGLYENAGKYLYVNRGFGFLGYQGRIGIWPEITVITLKSS, encoded by the coding sequence ATGAAACAAAGAATCCCCTTTATACTGCTACTTTGGATAGTAGCCGATATTTACTTTTTCCAGGCAATTGAAACTTTAACGCAGGCCACCATCATTTATTGGATCTACTGGCTGTTTGATATCGTACTTAGCTGCATTGTTGTATATGGTACATTACTCAGTAAACCGGGTACAACGCCGCCGAGGTTAACCTCATGGCTGATGGCTTTTATGCTGATATCGCTGGTACCTAAAATTTTGGTATTCCCTATCTTATTGCTCGAAGATCTGAGCCGGATGCTGCTTTATATCACCACCTCCGTTTATCCTGCCCGCAGGGAATGGGTAAGCGAAATAGCGCTCATCATTGCTGCCATACCATTTTTCGGGCTCATATACGGCATGATAGGCGGCCGTCACCGCTACAAAGTGCATAAGGTAACGCTAAAGTTTGATGACCTGCCCAAAGCATTTGACGGATTTACACTTACCCAGTTATCCGACATCCATTCCGGTAGTTTTACCAGTGAAAAAGGTGTTGAAAAAGGCATCAACATGGTTAACGCTCAAAAGAGTGATATGATACTATTTACAGGCGACCTGGTGAACAGCCGCGCAGCTGAAATGGATCAGTGGATCCCATTCTTTTCAAGGCTAAAAGCGCCTATGGGTAAATACTCGGTATTGGGTAACCATGATTATGGTGATTATACCAAGTGGGATAGCGAGGAAGAAAAAGCCGCTAATCTTGTACGCTTGAAAGAAGTTCATGGCGATATCGGCTTTAAGTTATTGCTAAATGAGGCCGTGCAGATTGAAAAGAACGGTGAATCTATCGCGTTGATAGGCGTTGAAAACTGGGGCAAGGGTGGCTTTCATAAATATGGCAGTTTAACCAAGGCAACTGAAGATGTGCGGAATGATGAATTTAAAATCCTGATGTCGCATGATCCATCACACTGGGAAGCTAAGACATTGGAGAATAAAAAGCATATCAACCTGACATTAGCAGGGCACACCCATGGTATGCAGTTTGGTATTGAGCTGTTCGGCTTTAAATGGAGCCCGGTAAAATATATGTACCCGCAATGGGCCGGTCTTTATGAAAACGCGGGCAAGTACCTGTATGTAAACCGAGGTTTTGGTTTCCTGGGCTACCAGGGCCGGATAGGCATATGGCCCGAGATAACCGTCATCACCCTAAAAAGCAGCTGA
- a CDS encoding DUF1003 domain-containing protein: MAKQQIITKQVETPNLKSSLDFTRTRADHFAVFVASILGSITFLIICIIIFVVWITYNLSASKPFDPFPFPVLEMTVSIFAIILSVSVLINQNRQGKIDKVSQQVEFEVNVRAEEEITKMLTMLHEIQQKLGIATHAGDKELEEMKSSTDVKEIHKNIDETGS, encoded by the coding sequence ATGGCAAAGCAGCAAATAATTACTAAGCAGGTTGAAACACCAAATTTGAAGTCGTCGCTGGATTTTACACGAACAAGGGCCGACCATTTCGCGGTTTTTGTGGCCAGTATATTGGGCAGCATCACTTTTTTGATCATCTGCATCATAATTTTCGTGGTATGGATAACCTATAATCTTAGTGCGTCAAAGCCATTCGATCCGTTTCCTTTTCCTGTATTGGAGATGACGGTATCTATATTCGCTATTATCCTATCGGTATCGGTGCTCATCAACCAAAACAGGCAGGGGAAGATAGATAAGGTTAGTCAGCAGGTTGAATTTGAAGTAAATGTGCGTGCCGAAGAGGAAATTACCAAAATGCTGACCATGTTGCACGAGATACAGCAAAAACTAGGCATAGCAACCCATGCGGGAGATAAGGAACTGGAAGAAATGAAATCCAGCACCGATGTAAAAGAGATCCATAAAAACATAGATGAAACAGGTAGTTAA
- a CDS encoding DUF4142 domain-containing protein, whose product MKKLSYVLMIAAGALTFQSCNHGAKDAKESADSLNKTKDTTANAAATGGIAVNSDDAKFATAAANGGMAEVEFAKLALTKTSNAQIKDFANMMVTDHGKANDTLAAIAKTKNITLPTMCDSATMKKMDDVGKKTGADFDKAYVDAMIGGHKKALTLMQDEAKNGTDPQLKAFAAKVAPTVQMHLDAINKIHDSMK is encoded by the coding sequence ATGAAAAAACTAAGTTATGTATTAATGATTGCTGCTGGAGCACTAACTTTCCAGTCGTGTAATCATGGCGCTAAAGACGCCAAAGAAAGCGCCGATAGCCTTAATAAAACTAAGGATACCACAGCCAATGCTGCGGCAACAGGTGGTATTGCCGTAAACAGCGATGATGCCAAATTTGCTACCGCAGCTGCCAACGGCGGCATGGCCGAAGTTGAATTTGCCAAGCTGGCCCTCACAAAAACCAGCAACGCCCAGATCAAAGATTTTGCTAACATGATGGTCACTGATCATGGCAAGGCAAATGATACGCTTGCGGCGATAGCTAAAACCAAGAATATTACCCTGCCAACCATGTGCGATAGTGCCACCATGAAAAAAATGGATGATGTAGGCAAAAAAACCGGTGCCGACTTTGATAAAGCTTATGTTGATGCCATGATAGGTGGGCATAAAAAAGCATTAACGCTGATGCAGGATGAAGCCAAAAACGGAACCGATCCGCAACTGAAAGCTTTTGCTGCTAAAGTAGCACCAACCGTACAAATGCACCTGGATGCGATCAACAAGATCCATGATAGCATGAAATAA
- a CDS encoding metal-dependent hydrolase, whose product MDSITHIALGACVGEILLSKKLGKKALLWGIVAQNLPDIDTLPGIFMRGDRALLFHRGITHSLFFALVIGLLLAWLAKNIHRKPNIPFATLAFFFCFQLGLHDLLDTCNSYGTGLLEPFSHHRFSINLLYVADPLFTISLVVVALLLIFKSSKAKHRVTWASMAIAVSVAYLCFSAINKIAIDNKVDATIKQQNYFTTPAPFNNMLWYVVANAGSGYYTGYSSIWDKSAIVYGFHPKNDFLINKSGNASLKNNLITFADDYYTVTDSGKTIYVNILRFEQVQGWQNTREPFALRYPLSAMDNENMIIQKGRLTGWNKKSFKLYLERIAGRQTQTK is encoded by the coding sequence ATGGATTCTATTACCCATATAGCTTTAGGTGCTTGTGTTGGCGAAATATTATTGAGTAAAAAGCTGGGTAAAAAGGCTTTGCTATGGGGCATCGTCGCGCAAAACTTGCCTGATATTGATACCCTCCCCGGTATTTTTATGCGCGGCGATAGGGCTCTATTGTTTCACCGGGGTATTACGCATTCCCTGTTTTTTGCTTTGGTAATTGGCTTGCTGCTGGCCTGGCTGGCAAAAAATATCCACCGAAAACCTAACATTCCCTTTGCAACGCTGGCATTCTTCTTCTGTTTTCAATTAGGGCTGCATGACCTGCTCGATACCTGCAACAGTTACGGCACCGGGTTGTTGGAGCCATTCAGTCATCACCGCTTCTCCATTAATTTGCTATATGTGGCTGACCCCTTGTTTACTATCAGCCTGGTGGTGGTAGCATTGCTGTTGATATTTAAAAGCAGTAAGGCTAAACATCGTGTTACATGGGCGTCAATGGCTATTGCGGTTTCGGTGGCTTATTTGTGCTTTTCGGCTATCAATAAAATAGCAATCGATAATAAGGTTGATGCCACTATCAAACAGCAAAATTATTTTACCACACCTGCGCCGTTCAATAATATGCTGTGGTATGTGGTAGCTAATGCCGGTAGCGGTTATTATACGGGGTATAGTTCTATTTGGGATAAGTCGGCCATTGTTTATGGGTTTCATCCTAAAAATGATTTCTTAATAAATAAATCAGGCAATGCCAGCCTGAAAAATAACTTAATAACCTTTGCCGATGATTATTATACCGTAACTGATTCGGGTAAAACCATCTATGTAAATATCCTGCGGTTTGAGCAAGTACAGGGCTGGCAAAATACGCGGGAGCCATTTGCATTACGTTACCCTTTATCGGCTATGGATAACGAAAACATGATCATACAGAAAGGCAGGCTAACCGGTTGGAACAAAAAATCGTTTAAACTGTATTTAGAACGTATCGCCGGAAGGCAAACTCAAACTAAATAA
- the cls gene encoding cardiolipin synthase — protein MHLDILIGTAYILLIIFVCLRILYDIQSTTKTFAYLLVVIFLPVIGMVIYFAVGANYRKNKLYSKKIVNDHHLLAEIREKIVHESEKSLDSGEHEVKSHKKLARMLMNDNSPLTGNNEVKLLLNGENKFPEVLQALRDAKHHIHMEYYIFEDDNIGNQVKDILVQKVAEGVKVRFIYDDFGSRSIRNKFVDDLNAAGVEAYPFYKILFIALSNRTNYRDHRKIIVIDGCTGFVGGINVSDRYINGIDKKQLYWRDTHVRIDGPGVYYLQYLFICDWNFCSGKKLPILPDYFCSTPSKHGKAIVQIAASGPDSDTPTIMFSLMETIGMAQDELLITSPYFIPGESILDVMRVAALSGVKIKLLVPDVSDSALVNAAARSYYGEILDAGAEIYLYKKGFVHAKTMVADGQLAIIGTANMDHRSFELNFEVNSMIYDTKIAQQLRDAFYDDIKDAVQINRKTWAKRTLFKQLPEKLCRLLSPLL, from the coding sequence ATGCACCTGGACATACTTATAGGGACAGCTTATATCCTCCTCATTATATTTGTTTGTCTTAGGATACTGTATGATATCCAGTCGACCACCAAAACGTTTGCTTACTTGCTGGTGGTTATTTTTCTGCCGGTGATAGGCATGGTCATTTACTTTGCCGTAGGCGCCAACTACCGAAAAAACAAGCTGTACAGCAAAAAGATAGTGAACGATCACCATCTGCTGGCAGAGATCAGGGAGAAGATAGTGCATGAATCGGAAAAATCATTGGATAGCGGCGAGCATGAGGTAAAGAGCCATAAAAAACTGGCCCGGATGCTGATGAATGATAACAGCCCGCTCACTGGCAACAATGAGGTAAAGCTGTTGCTGAACGGCGAGAATAAGTTCCCCGAAGTATTGCAGGCATTAAGGGATGCGAAGCACCACATCCACATGGAGTATTATATTTTTGAGGATGATAACATTGGCAACCAGGTGAAAGACATCCTGGTACAAAAGGTTGCCGAAGGGGTTAAGGTGCGGTTTATTTATGATGATTTTGGGAGCCGATCCATCCGTAATAAGTTTGTGGATGACCTGAACGCGGCAGGGGTAGAGGCTTATCCTTTTTATAAGATATTGTTCATCGCCTTATCCAACCGCACCAATTATCGCGATCACCGCAAGATCATTGTTATTGATGGTTGTACGGGTTTTGTAGGCGGTATAAACGTGAGCGACAGGTATATCAACGGTATCGACAAAAAGCAGCTTTACTGGCGTGATACGCATGTGCGTATTGATGGCCCGGGTGTATATTACCTGCAATACCTGTTTATATGCGACTGGAATTTTTGCTCGGGAAAAAAGCTGCCCATCCTGCCCGATTACTTCTGCTCAACCCCAAGCAAACATGGCAAGGCCATTGTACAGATAGCCGCCAGTGGTCCCGATTCAGATACACCTACCATCATGTTTTCGCTGATGGAAACCATAGGCATGGCACAGGATGAGTTGCTGATTACATCACCTTATTTTATCCCTGGTGAAAGTATATTGGATGTTATGCGTGTAGCGGCATTAAGTGGTGTAAAGATAAAGCTGCTGGTACCCGATGTGTCGGATTCGGCATTGGTAAATGCGGCGGCACGGTCGTACTATGGCGAGATACTGGATGCTGGTGCTGAGATCTACCTGTACAAAAAAGGTTTCGTTCATGCCAAGACCATGGTAGCGGATGGACAACTGGCTATCATCGGCACAGCTAACATGGATCACCGTAGCTTCGAGCTTAATTTTGAGGTGAACAGTATGATCTACGACACTAAAATAGCGCAACAACTGCGCGATGCCTTTTATGATGATATAAAAGATGCGGTACAGATCAACCGCAAAACATGGGCAAAGCGCACATTGTTTAAACAGCTCCCCGAAAAGCTGTGCCGGTTATTATCGCCGCTTTTATAG
- a CDS encoding S1C family serine protease, translating to MDAYSETIIEAVEKVKTAVVKIELYKKEKNKEVLAGTGSGFLFSSDGYLFTNSHVVHKAQIIRVKLHDGSTSQAELIGEDPDTDLAILKISEADFKPVKLGDAEGLKIGQLVIAIGNPLGFQHTVTAGVVSALGRTLEGQTGRMMDSMIQTDAALNPGNSGGPLINADGEVVGVNTATIRGAQGLCFAISINTAKDVANQLIRFGKVKRAYLGVVMQQIDLVPKLRAIHELVNKQALFISEVAVGSPAEKAGILSGDIILSFNNQPIESSYSLYKALTEDKIGQFQYIGILRNNYKTEFRITPAQKN from the coding sequence ATGGATGCGTATTCCGAAACCATTATTGAAGCTGTTGAGAAAGTAAAAACAGCGGTGGTTAAAATAGAACTCTATAAAAAAGAAAAGAACAAGGAAGTACTAGCCGGCACAGGTTCGGGCTTCCTGTTTTCTTCGGATGGCTATTTGTTTACCAATAGCCATGTGGTGCATAAGGCACAAATCATAAGGGTAAAACTACATGATGGCAGTACCAGTCAGGCCGAGCTTATTGGCGAAGACCCGGATACAGATCTGGCCATCCTCAAAATTTCGGAAGCCGATTTTAAGCCGGTAAAACTGGGTGATGCTGAGGGATTGAAGATTGGTCAGCTGGTAATTGCTATCGGTAATCCGCTGGGTTTTCAGCATACGGTTACGGCTGGCGTGGTAAGTGCTTTGGGCCGAACGCTTGAAGGGCAAACCGGCAGGATGATGGATAGCATGATCCAAACCGATGCAGCGCTCAATCCGGGTAACTCCGGTGGTCCGCTCATCAATGCCGATGGCGAGGTGGTAGGTGTTAATACTGCAACCATCAGGGGGGCGCAGGGCTTGTGCTTTGCCATCAGCATTAATACCGCTAAGGATGTGGCTAATCAGCTCATCCGCTTTGGAAAGGTGAAACGGGCCTATTTGGGCGTAGTAATGCAGCAGATAGATCTGGTGCCTAAACTACGCGCCATACATGAGCTGGTGAACAAGCAGGCTTTGTTTATTTCGGAGGTTGCAGTGGGTAGCCCGGCAGAGAAAGCGGGTATTTTGAGCGGTGATATTATACTGTCATTTAATAACCAGCCTATTGAAAGCTCTTATAGTTTGTACAAGGCATTGACTGAGGATAAAATAGGCCAGTTCCAATACATTGGCATACTGCGCAATAACTATAAAACGGAGTTCAGGATAACACCGGCACAAAAAAACTGA
- a CDS encoding ATP-binding protein has product MKVTTDWLLSIEALQDVPAPQLQWFIDNSENIMLKQGDFLMEPGKPMDATYIVVEGSLRMYMLQNKEIREFISFSPKDIMGYLPFSRGKIGSAYGEVMTDTQILSFPAAKIPEMIRTHFELTRALVHILTNRVRNFTALQQQNEKMMALGKLSAGLAHELNNPASAIVRGAYSLKKHLQSVRKTLQDIVEIEISREDVEIVNNLIWRLLNEKEKPTLSMMERSDMEDDMVVWLDDHNITNAQDVAENFVDFGVSIEEVEEFLKHIPEQYTDSVINWVNNNLVTEKMVQDIEGASRRIADLVGSVKNFTHMDQGHDKQYADIHDGIKNSLVMLLYKIRKGSIELKKDFDKTLPPVKAMIGELNQVWTNLVDNALDAMEPAGKGVLEIRTRRDKEFVEVAIIDNGPGIPDNIRSQIFDPFFTTKPIGKGTGLGLDVVSRIVKQHRGSIKVNSVPGRTEFIVCFPIDG; this is encoded by the coding sequence ATGAAAGTAACAACCGACTGGCTATTATCTATCGAAGCTTTACAGGATGTGCCTGCACCACAGCTGCAATGGTTTATTGATAACAGCGAAAACATAATGCTTAAGCAGGGTGATTTTTTGATGGAGCCCGGCAAACCTATGGATGCAACCTATATTGTGGTTGAGGGCAGCCTCAGGATGTATATGCTGCAAAATAAGGAAATACGGGAATTTATAAGTTTTAGTCCGAAGGATATAATGGGCTACCTGCCATTCTCACGAGGAAAGATAGGGAGCGCTTACGGCGAGGTGATGACTGACACGCAAATACTGTCATTCCCGGCTGCAAAAATACCGGAGATGATACGCACACATTTTGAACTGACGCGTGCGCTGGTGCATATCCTCACTAACAGGGTACGCAACTTTACTGCCCTGCAACAGCAGAATGAAAAGATGATGGCGCTGGGTAAACTTTCGGCAGGCCTTGCCCATGAGCTGAACAACCCTGCATCGGCCATTGTGCGTGGGGCCTACTCATTAAAAAAACATTTGCAATCGGTACGGAAAACCTTACAGGATATTGTTGAAATAGAGATAAGCAGGGAGGATGTTGAGATAGTAAATAACCTGATATGGCGCTTGCTGAATGAAAAGGAAAAACCAACCCTGAGCATGATGGAGCGGAGTGATATGGAGGATGACATGGTTGTGTGGCTTGACGATCATAATATTACTAACGCGCAGGATGTAGCCGAAAACTTTGTTGACTTTGGCGTAAGTATTGAGGAAGTGGAGGAGTTTTTAAAGCATATTCCAGAGCAATACACTGATTCGGTGATCAACTGGGTGAATAATAACCTGGTGACCGAAAAAATGGTACAGGATATTGAAGGCGCATCAAGGCGTATTGCCGATCTGGTGGGCTCTGTAAAAAACTTTACCCATATGGATCAGGGGCATGATAAGCAATATGCCGATATCCACGATGGTATAAAGAATAGTTTAGTGATGCTGTTGTACAAGATACGCAAGGGCAGTATAGAGCTAAAGAAGGATTTTGATAAAACCCTGCCGCCTGTTAAGGCCATGATAGGCGAATTGAACCAGGTTTGGACAAACCTGGTGGATAACGCGCTGGATGCCATGGAGCCGGCAGGTAAGGGAGTACTAGAGATAAGAACAAGGCGCGATAAAGAGTTTGTAGAGGTAGCCATTATTGATAACGGACCGGGCATACCTGATAATATCCGTTCGCAGATATTCGATCCCTTTTTTACCACCAAGCCAATTGGCAAAGGAACGGGTTTAGGGCTTGATGTGGTTAGCCGTATTGTAAAGCAGCACCGCGGTTCCATAAAAGTAAACTCTGTTCCCGGCAGAACAGAATTTATAGTTTGTTTCCCTATTGACGGGTAA